Genomic segment of Tissierella sp.:
TTAGTCACTCGAGCTGCCATATCTCAATTTAAGACTGATAATTACGAAATCAAAAGATACCCATATATCCATGATATAGGAAGATTAAAAGAGATACTTGATGAAGCTGCTAGTATTGAAAATTCAATCCTTATTTATACCTTAGTGGATATATCCCTCGTTGAATATATAGAGAACTATGTCCGGGATACAAAGTTAGAATCCATTGATCTGATGAGCCCCCTCGTAGAAGTTCTAAAGAAAAAACTAAATGCAGAGCCTTCACGGGAGCCAGGTGTCATAAGAAAACTAGATGAAGCATATTTCAAAAGGGTAGCTGCCATAGAATTTGCTGTTAAATATGATGATGGTAAGGATCCACGAGGATTTGAAAAGGCTGATATTGTTTTATTAGGTGTTTCCAGGACATCAAAGACTCCACTTTCAATGTACTTAGCAAATAAGAATATTAAGGTAGCCAATCTACCTTTAGTTAATGAAGTTGAACCACCAAAGGAGATATTTAAAATACCTGCTAAAAAGATAATAGGTCTTACTAATTCTCCCGAGAAATTAAATGAAATAAGAGAAGAAAGACTAAAGGCTCTAGGATTACCTAGTGGTTCAAGCTATGCAAGCC
This window contains:
- a CDS encoding pyruvate, water dikinase regulatory protein; this encodes MEGLKVYVISDSLGETGALVTRAAISQFKTDNYEIKRYPYIHDIGRLKEILDEAASIENSILIYTLVDISLVEYIENYVRDTKLESIDLMSPLVEVLKKKLNAEPSREPGVIRKLDEAYFKRVAAIEFAVKYDDGKDPRGFEKADIVLLGVSRTSKTPLSMYLANKNIKVANLPLVNEVEPPKEIFKIPAKKIIGLTNSPEKLNEIREERLKALGLPSGSSYASLERILDELDYAEKIMKRVGCPVINVANKAIEETSEIILSLLRKNGVNFNE